The genomic interval AGTTATTTATGACATGGAGCTATTCTCCAAGGGACCTTGAGTCCTTTTAAAGGTGAATAGTATTGAGGCAAAGATTCAGGTGCGAAGAATGCATATCAGATTTTTTCCTGATGTTGTTTCTATGCCGCTTTAGTGACAAAGTttgaaaaagttatttcttttgaaaaccaCAAATTCACATTGGTATTTCCTATTTAACTCAGGCACTACCAAATCCTTTTTTATTTGACTCTGACatacagttttacatttattttccctaCAGCATACCTGCTTATATCCTGTAACCCCTGAACCCAGTTGTAATATCGTGTTCTCTCTTTAGTGATCCTATAGGGTCTCACTGAGCATCATTCTCTAATTACTTTATTGATAGATTCATCCATGCTGGGCCAATGGGACAGAGAGGTGAGACAGAGTTTATAATACTGGCAGGAGAGTGGTTGAAAGGATGAATTATGGAATCCAAGGAATTTTAAGGAGGAGGATAAGACAGCACAAgtcaggagaaagaagagaggttGTGGGATAGTGTGGGACGGGTACAGTGAAGGTCCCTGAGagagctgggaggaaggaggtggtggTCAGAGCATGAAGTGATTGAACTTACTACAAAGGTGGAGCAGTTCTAGGAGGGGGCCACGGTCATTGATGTGTTCCATGCCTGGAGATCTACAGTTGCCCACATGTGACCTACTTCCACCTCCAGCTGCCAAAGGAACCTTTGTATACCCACTCTCGGCCAAAGCAAACATACACACCCATGTCTTGGGTGGGGAGATGAAGGCCAGAGTCCATCTGGGATCTGCCACAAATAGACGCCCAGTTCACCGTCTGCTGGCTGCCCCGATGTACATGAAAAATGTATACTGTGTTCAGGCTGGGTGCATGCCCCCTTCCTGCCGCAACAGCCACAGGCTCTGGGCTGCTCTGTGGCCCTCCCCACAGTTCTGCTACTGGCTGAGTCTCCCTCTTGCTCTAGTCCACACAGTGCTGGCTCAGCTTCTGACTGTGCTGGCCGAGATCTGTGATGCTGGCACTCCTCACAGGAAGGAGCCTGCTGGGTATGCTGAGGCTGGTCCATCTGGTCCCCTGTAGGGGCCTGTCAGGCTCACCTGTACCACCTGTTCCCAAATAGCACTGAGCAGGAAGCTGGGTTGGAGTTGGGGGATAGGAGGAGCAGAGTCTGCAAAGTAGCACAGGCCTCCCTACCTGCCAAACCCTGCCCTGATCCTACGGCTGCAGGCAGAAAGAGATGCAGTGAGAGGCAACTGTGAGGGGTAGGTTAAGAGGGGCAGGTCCCGAGACACCAGAGCTCTACTCTTCACCTTGGACGTTTGGCACAGGGTCCCATGCAAGGACGTGGAATAAAGGCAGCCAGAGGGAGTCTCTCTCTTGCCCTAAAAATGCTACttctggggcaggagagggcagagggcaggggtcaGGGGCTAGATTTCCGTCCTTGAAAGGCTTGAGTCCTCAGAGTGGGAAAATGAGGAAGCCAGAGAAGCTTGAATATTTCCAGCCACCCAGCAGATTCCCTCGACGCAGACGCAGAGATACCCGGTCCCCGGGGTCCAGGGGCAGTAGCACAGAGCTGGTGGCTGCCTCCCGGGTCACGTCTGGGTCGTTGGCAAAGGCCGAGATGACAGGCCATGTGTTCAGCATCAGGCTCACCTGGGGAGGGGAGCCCAGTTAGCACCTCTCCCCAGTCCTTGTCCCAGGACCCCCACTTTCCTGAgggcttccttccttctctgcagCCCCAGAGGGACACTCTGGAACCtgggaacctgaggctcagagcatCCTCCTGGGAGGGCTGAGAGGTGGCCAGTGTTGGACTCTGTGCCTCCTTCACAGTCTCTGCTAGGCGGGCCCTTTCCCGCCTTGCTCCTGGCCCCCAGGATGCAGGCCAATGGAGGTCTGCCTGGGGATCCCCTGGGCTCCACTTattccccccttcccttcccctcctgagTCGGGGATGGGACAGGGCCTAGGGTTCAGGTCACCTGGACAGTCTGGCGGTTGTACACCTTCACCACATGGAACCGGAAGCTGTAGACGCCCCGGACAGGGGCCACGAAGGAGCCTGAGGCCCGGTCAAAGCCACCGCCCTCGTTCACCAGGACCTGTGAGAAGCGACCCTACTGAGTGGGGCTTGGGGATGCCTGGGGCTCGGGGAAACCAGGATtggggggaaggggcagtgaGTAAGGAAAGGAAGGGGTGGCAAATAGACCAAACAGGAGGAATGCACAGATTCAAAAGCAGTGGTGAGAAAGGGCAAGGAGGGTGTAGTGGGAATGAAGGGAAGGGAGACGGGCAGCAGGCTTGGGGGCAAGTGGCCACAGCAGGGCTGTTTCCTTAGCAGCAGAGTGGGTTTGGACAGTGATTCCAGGTCTTTCCAGGGTAGAGGGATTACCTGGTCGAAGTATATGGCTCCACTGGTGCCATTGCCGATCTCCCCTGCTGGCTCGTGGTGGTGGCTTCGGACTGCAGCAAATGCAACTCTTCCAGGGGGCGCCTCTCCCAGGGCTGCTCCCCCTGGCCCCCCTGCAGCAGCTCGGCTGGGCTCACAGACCACCAGGCACTCACCTTCCAGGAGGACTGGCTCTGTCCCCTCCTGGGCCCACCCGGTCCTCAGGGCCAGAAGTGTCAAGGCCAAGGTCAGCCTGGGGCTGAGTGAGGGACCTGGTGGCCAGTGTCGCTTTGCTCCCAGCATGGCTGAGTGGCTCTGTGACCCACAAGCCTTCTCTGTCTGCTCCTTGGTTTTGCCCACCTCTCCTCCAGGCTCTCACCACCCCTCACCCTGCTTCTCAGCCCTCTCTCTGGGACTCATGGTCACCTGGTCTTGgcatctccctctccatccctctctgTGCCCCACGACTCTGTCCTGCCTCTCACTCCTGCTGTCAGTGCAGTTCCTGCCTCCTCGGCAGGGCACAAAATGACAGCAGCTGGGctctgggagggagaggagaaatgagGCAGCCATACAGGAGGGCTACAGCCAGAaccccagggcagcccctcccGAGAGCACTGAAGGCTGGAACTGGGACGACAGAGAACATGGGTGTCTGTGTGAGACTGTGAGTtcttgtatgtgtatgtgtgtgagtgtgtgcatatgCGTGAGACAGCTCCTACAGCTCCTCCCCTCACTCCTCCCCTCTTCAAAATCCCTCGCAAGTCAGCAGCCCTCTTAGCAGCATCTTTTCCATCGTTGGAAAAAACGGAGTGTCCTTGTGTTTTCCCCGCAATTGTTTTGGTGGAAAGTGCTTGGCCCAACAGTGTCACTATCCTGTGACCCTGGGCCCgtctctttctttccttggtCTTCTATATCTTCATCCGAAGGGACTGCATTAGTCCCTTTAAGGCGCTCTTCACCTCCATCTCTCCATGAAGTGGTTCCTCATTCCTGAGAAACAGCTGCGTGGAGCGATTGAAAACTCAGAAGAGCGCGGAGACGTGACCCCGAAGGCTTGGAGCAAGAGCGGGCGagtgggcggggccggggggggcGAGCAGGctgagggcggggccgggggcggggaccCGGCTGGGGCCTGGGCCCGGGCCGAGGCTCCGGCAGCGGGCGGGGAGCAGCCTGCAGCTGGCGGGGGCGGGCGCGCGCCGGGGCTTGGTGCAGGCACAGCCCCGGGAGGGGCCCAGCTGACTCCGCCCCCGGCCAGGAAGTGACTCAAAAAACTGTTCGTGATGTGGGGAAGAGAGGTCCCCGTTGGGTGAGGAATCGGGAAGGCCCGCCCAGATTCGGGCCCCCCACCCTTCTTCCCTGGGCCGGGGGCGCGGGCGAAGCTGGGGCCGGCGGGCACCGAGCGGCGCCGGCGGGACTGAGGCCGCAGCGGGCGGCGAGGCGGGTAGGCGCACTCTCCCCCGCGCCCGGGCCGCGGGAGCCAGAGGCAGCAGTGCAGAGCGCAGTCGGGGGGCGGCAGCCGCCAGCGGCTATGGGCGGGGCCCTGTTCGACCGCTGGGCCCCGAGTGGGGCTCGTGGCGCGACCAAGGGGTGCAGCAGACGgcggaggaagggggaggggtgggagtggcTAGAACTTTGGAAATGGCTGACAAGGGACCCAGAGGACAGCCCAGTTCAAGCCCTGGTGAGGATTCATCTTTAAGAGGCCGTCTTGGAGCCGGAGATTGCAGAGACCGGGAGGAGAGGGACACTTTCGTCACCTGTCCcctccttctggcctccagacccaGCTggatctccccacccccccaccgccccgcccccgctTCCTGCTCAGGGCTCTGGTCATTTTCCAAAGGCCACACACCCATCCCAGAGAGACAGCCTTGTTTATCCATGACTTGTCTCCGGAGAGAAGGCCCTTGTGTCCAGATAATTTGACATTCCCTCCCTATCCCCAAGATGGACTGAAGTGCTGGTTACCTCTTGGGTTTACCAGTTTGGTAACTAGGTGCGACCTGTTGATAGCTGGTGTAGGCCAGGAGACCAAATTTGGGTTGAGGGGACATTGAGGCTCTGAGCTGCTTTCCCTTCTTCCAGGGCTGGGCGGCCAAGGAGCCATGCCTACCTGGGGGGCTGGCTCCCCGTCCCCTGACCGTTTTGCGGTGTCTGCGGAGGCCGAGGACAAGGTGCGGGAACAGCAACCCCACGTGGAGCGCATCTTCAGGGTGGGGATGAGCGTCCTCCCGAAGGACTGTCCTGAGAACCCTCACATCTGGCTGCAGCTGGAGGGCCCCAAGGAGAACGCCAGCAGAGCCAAGGTGAACGCCTCTCCCTGACCCTTCCGGGGAAACAATGACTCCCTCCCCCGAGGAGGCAGaagagaggaggggctggggaggatcTCCACTCTTTGCTTGTCTCACTGGCCCTGAGCGTTGAGGAACTTCCAGACTCTCTATTTGTCAAGAGTTTTGGTTTCATTTCTGCTGCGATGACCCAGATTCTGCCAGGGCTTGGAGATAAGTGACTCAGTTCCAATCAGTTTGTACTCTTTGGGAGAGAAGAGATAATCTGGTTGGGCAAGCAGGCCCCACCAAGGAATTCACTGTGGGGTAGGAGGCCACACTGATTCCTTTGGAGTTAGTCAGGACTTACAGTAAGGCACGACCAAATACCATCCTTGTGGTCCTagtttgtttccttatctgtaaaatgcgaATAATAACAGTATCCACCTCACCGAACTTATTGTAAATTAGATAAAGCATGTAAAGCGTGAGTTCAGTAAAAGTTATCAATGATGATCGTTATGATggaaatatacatgtatacacacacataattgtTTAGAAGAGACAGCCTTTCAACCAATTAATTATAACAGTTTCTTAAGTTGAGGCAAGTTCTAAATGGAAATTCAGCCACAGGCTGTCAGCtgaaaaagcaaagaagtgaGTTTCTCGATCCCCTCTTAACCGCCACGTTTTTCAGGATCTGTAGGGCTCCATTGCTCTGCTCAGGCAtcctggagctcagaggagagcaGCAGCCCCAAAGGAGCTATTGGGCCACTTAGGATTCCAgcagtctcttttttttcctacctcccctccccaccttttcccCCAGGAGTACCTGAAGGGTCTCTGCAGCCCAGAGCTACAGAATGAAATTCACTACCCACCCAAACTGCACTGCATCTTTCTGGGAGCCCAGGGCTTCTTCCTTGATTGCCTGACTTGGAGCACATCAGCCCACCTGGTGCCGGGGGCGCCCGGCTCGCTGATGGTCAGCGGCCTGACCGAGGCCTTTGTCATGGTCCAGAGCCGAGTGGAGGAGCTGGTGGAGCGGCTGAGCTGGGACTTTCGGCTGGGGCCATCCCCTGGAGCCTCTCAGTGTGCTGGAGTGCTGAGAGAATTCTCTTCTCTGCTGCAGTCCCGGGGGGATGCCCACACGGAGGCCCTGCTGCAGCTCCCCCTTGCTGTCCAGGAAGAACTGCTGAGCCTGGTGCAAGAGGCATCCAGGGGGCAGGGGCCCCAAGCATTCCCGTCCTGGGAGTCGGGGAGCCCAGGTCTGCTGGGTGCTCAGCACCAGGGAGTCAGGAGTCCCCTGAGTGATGGCAGGGAGTCTCTGGACACAGGACCTGCAGGGTGGCAAGAGTCAAGGGGAGAGAGACGTGCTATGGAGAAGGAGGGGACAAAGCACGGTGGTCCCAGGGAGATGGATTTGGGGTGGAAGGAGTGGCCCggggaggaggcctgggagaGACAAGTGGCCTTCAGGCCACAgtcaggaggaggagaggcagggcaGGCAGTGCCTCTGAAAGGGAaggccctggggaaggaggagctgCCTCAGGAAAGAGGAAGGTTCTGGGTCCAGGGCGAGCCTTCTGGCACCCAGGGCCCCTGTCAGAAGGCAGCTCAGTCCCggggagcctccctcctgcagcGGCTCCATAATGGGGAAGCCTCACCTCCAAGAGTGCCCAGCCCCCCACCAGCACCTGAACCCCCATGGCACTGCGGAGATCGAGGGGACAGAGGAGACAGGGCAGACAAGCAGCAGGTCGTGGCTCGAGGTCGGGGGTCTCCGTGGAAACGAGGCACCCGGGGGGGTAATTTGGTGACTGGCACGCAGCGTTTCCAGGAGGCCCTCCAGGACCCTTTCACCCTGTGCCTTGCCAATGTGCCGGGCAAGCCAGACCTCCGCCATATTGTCATCGATGGCAGCAACGTGGCCATGGTGTGAGTACCTGGTGGGGCTGAGAGTCCTGGGGAGGGGGATGAGATGACGAGATGGGCAGTTGCGTTCACCTTGGGGATATGTGCAAAGTGGGGGGCAGTACAGCCAGGCTGCCAGGCCCCCCTGGGGGCCCCGGAATGCTGACCCCTTTCCACTGCAGGCATGGCCTCCAGCACTACTTCTCCAGCCGGGGCATTGCCATTGCCGTGCAGTACTTCTGGGACCGTGGCCACCGCGACATAACTGTCTTTGTGCCTCAGTGGCGTTTCAGTAGGGACTCCAAGGTCAGAGGTGAGTTGGGCCTGGTCTTTTGTGTCCGGGGATGGGCCCTGCTTCCACCTTGAGGATAACCCCATTGTGCTCCTCTGTTTCTCTAGAGGGTCACTTCCTGCACAAGCTGTATTCCCTCAGCCtgctctccctcactccctcccggGTCTTGGATGGCAAGAGGATCTCTTCCTATGACGACAGGTACTTGCTTCTCTCTTGGTCACAGGCTCGACATTCAAGGAGCCAAGTGGGAGACTGAGGGAGAGACAGAAGCTCCTGACCCTTCACACTGTAAACCTGAGTCGTGGGACAAGGGTCAGTCCTCCTCCGTGTTCCCCTATGATTGGGGAGGTAAACCTGCCCTGCAGGCAGGATGAGATGGATGGCGGACAGCTCTGTTTGTCTTCTCATCCTTCACTTTTCACTCATCAAACTAAAGGATGCCTCATATTTATATAGTGCCTTACTGTCTAGAAAATACTGGTTTAATGGAAAGATGGGAAAGCCAATGACATGAATAGCTGACAAATGCCTCTTAAAACCTGGAAGTCCAAACACATAGAGAAATTCCCCAACCTTCTGGAAAAACCAGAGTAAATGTTCAAAATAACGATAAATGAAGAAACGCATTCCATGCATAATAAGACTGTACAAAACATGGTATAATAAAAGATAGTGAAAGATCACTGGTCTTAGAATTTGCAGGTCTGGATTTGAGTCCCAGGTTGCACAGTCATTGACTGTGGAGTCTCTTAGTGGATTAATCTCTTTGTCTCAAGGtcttcttccattcattcatcctcCTTGTGAATGTCAAAAGAAGCTAAGGTATGTGTTTGTCTCACTCAGGGTGCTGGGCAAGAGGGCAGTGATATTCCTTAGTTTTTCATGGATCCAATCAAGTGTGGCAGAGGGTCTTACCTCTGTTGTACAGAAATGGAGACGGAGGGTCAGAGTAGTTAACTTTCTTGGCAAAGGCTATGAAGTAGCAAAGGGAAAATGAGAACTTAAAGCTGCTAGCTGGTTTAACTGAAAAACATGGGGCACATTCCCTCCCCAGTGTGCACACAGTGTGGGAGATGGGCGGATTTTAAAAGCTAactaaccaatttaaaaaaactagtgacaagttctttttttttttttttttttgtgcggtacacgggcctctcactgttgtgccctctcccgttgtggagcacaggctccggatgcgcaggcccagcggccatggcggcatgtgggatcctcccggaccggggcacgaacccgcgtcccctgcatcggcaggcggactctcaaccactgcgccaccagggaagccctgacaagTTCTTTATTCTCTAggatttttggttttaaattaaaaacgAGTTTCTAAACTGAAgtgattatatattttgttttttttaaatagttagcTCTTACTCCCTAACAGGAAAATGGTATTCTACAAAAAGTTCACGTTCTCCTGATGCTATTCTGTTTTATGTCTAGATTTCACAGGTTATCTGCGCTATGGAATCTTCTTTACACGCCAGCACTGACACAGTTAAAACTGAAGGTTGAGTCAGTTGTAATAAATTTTGAAGGCACATGTCTGTACAGTTGTGTACGTCTTGATAGGCAGACAGCACAATATGAATTTGGAATTTTGCCTAGTTACAGTGAAAAACACAGTGGCACGTAGCACAGGCCTACTGAATACTGCGGAACAACGCATGATGTAACGTGATAATAGTAAAATATGCTTAACTTGAAAATACCTTTTGTACATTATATGATaccatatacatttttatgtcATCTTCTTAATTTGTTTCCCAGACAGAAACTCAGAACCAGACACCTGTCACACCGAATCCTGATTACTAGTCCCCTCTATACCACACTGTCTTTCAAATACTGACTGCCTGCTTAGTACTAGGTGCGTGGCCTGCCTGCCGAAAGAAGCAGGAATTCAGGGAATCAGGGAAGACCTGATTCTCCACTTCAAAGAGCCCAAAGAAACTGTAAACCAAACAGTACAGAATGGAGAGGAAAGGGATCCCCCTTCTGGCTGGGGTTTTGTGGGAAGAGAAGGCTTTGAGAGTTTTTGTTGATTGATTGACAAGGACATGGGATGCATTGGAGCTCTAGGTTTTAAACCTGTTAAAAAGGACTCACTTCATGAGTCCTACCCCATTCCTGTGGAATCAGAATTACTAAATTGGGGCCCaggcatctattttttttttttttttttttgtggtacacgggcctcttgctgttgtggcctctcccgttgcggagcacaggctccggacgcacaggctcagcggccatggctcacgggcccagccgctccgcggcacgtgggatcttcccggaccggggcatgaacccatgtcctctgcatcggcaggcggactctcaaccactgcgccaccagggaagcccaggcatctatttttttaaagtgccctGGTGATTCCATTCATCAGTGAGGTTGGGGAAGCACCTTCCAGATGGagggaatagtttgagaaacatGGAAGTCGGACAGCACGGGGCATGTTTGAAGAACAGGGTGTAATATGATCATTGATTTTGGCAGGAGCTGAGTACAGTAGGGGGTATGGGGCGAGATAAGGCCATAAGAGTGGCTTGGAGCTGGGTTCTAGATGGCCTTGGCTGCCAGGCCTGGACATGTGGAAATATTCGGTAGATAAAGGGCAAGTTTGGAAGACTTTTGTGTACGGAAGAACATGTTCTCTTGGGGGAGGTCAGGAGAGACTGGAGGGGGGTAagtggctgggggcaggggacccCCTCATCAGGAGGCTATGCAGTAGTACCATGCTTGCAATGTCCAAGTAGCTCAGATGGTAATGGTGGgactggaaaggaaggaagcagagtgGAAAGCCTTTCAGAGGAGGAGCATGATGGATCTGTGACTGATTCATGGGGGCATGGTGGAAGAAGACAGAGCCAGAGCCAGATCTTTCTGTCTCATACTAATGAGGCACAAAGTGTCGAGTGGAGGATTGTGGTGACTTGAGGGGATGCTATTGGGGAACCACGATGGATTCATCTTTCATGGGTTTCCTTTCTAACCCATGGCTCCTGTACGCAGTCAGTCACCTGGTGGCTGGATCGAGGTGAGGGGGCCGGATCTCCATCACCAAAAGTGGGTCACGGGAGTCGATAACGCTCTTTGGGGCTGGGACCTTGGAGAATCCCAATATGGCTGCCGTGGTTTTCGTGACAGGTTCATGGTGAAGCTGGCTGAAGAGACTGATGGGATCATTGTCTCCAATGACCAGTTCCGGGACCTGGCAGAGGAGTCTGAGAAGTGGATGGCAATCATTAGAGAGCGGTGAGGGAGCCCTCCCCTGAGCACAGGGCACGGACTCAGACCTTTCTCTAAAACCAGCTCTGCTCTGCCACCGGGTGAGGACTCTGGGAAGGGGCTGACATTGCTTTGCAAAGGATGGTAGCTGGCAGCTTCTGATGGTATTGGTCTTAACTGTCCGGGAGGTGGGCAAAGGCCCCTCTGTGACCACGCATTCTCTGTGCCCATCCAGCCTGCTGCCCTTCACCTTCGTGGGAAACCTCTTCATGGTGCCTGATGACCCATTGGGGCGAAATGGCCCTACACTGGATGAGTTCCTGAAGAAGCCGGTCAGGTAATGCCTCAGACTCTCCTAGGCAGCCCTGGCTTTTGCTCTGCAGGGGCCTTGCAGGCCTGGAGAATTGGGGGAAGAATGACCACAATCTGGGCCAGTGTTATTCTGTAGTTGTTCAAGTTGCCTTGGGCTTGGCCCAAGGAATCCTGACTCAGACCCTCCTGGCTGGGAGGGAAACTCCTGTTTCCTGTTTTCCCTAATCAGTGTGTTGGACGGAGTTATTTGGAAGGTGGTTGCTTTTACTTATAGCCAGCTGCATTGAGCATGCCCTCTGTTGGACATGAAGTGATTAATTTATTAGACTAGAACTAGATAGTGGCAGGTTTACCTTCCAGGTTCCAAAGGAACAGGCCATCTTTCCTTCAGAAGTGGGTTGATACTGCCCCTCAGTGGTCAGTTTCTGGAACTTCAGGGTCACTCCCCAGAGCCCAGACTAGGCAGGGCAGTTAACTGGAGTGGAGAGCAGGGAGGCCCACTGGGCTCTAACCTCCCTCGAGGATGCTCATCAGCCCttcctgttccctctgcttcttcCCAGGGCACAGGGGTCTTCTAAGGCTCAGC from Physeter macrocephalus isolate SW-GA chromosome 11, ASM283717v5, whole genome shotgun sequence carries:
- the CBLN3 gene encoding cerebellin-3; this encodes MLGAKRHWPPGPSLSPRLTLALTLLALRTGWAQEGTEPVLLEGECLVVCEPSRAAAGGPGGAALGEAPPGRVAFAAVRSHHHEPAGEIGNGTSGAIYFDQVLVNEGGGFDRASGSFVAPVRGVYSFRFHVVKVYNRQTVQVSLMLNTWPVISAFANDPDVTREAATSSVLLPLDPGDRVSLRLRRGNLLGGWKYSSFSGFLIFPL
- the KHNYN gene encoding protein KHNYN isoform X2; the protein is MPTWGAGSPSPDRFAVSAEAEDKVREQQPHVERIFRVGMSVLPKDCPENPHIWLQLEGPKENASRAKEYLKGLCSPELQNEIHYPPKLHCIFLGAQGFFLDCLTWSTSAHLVPGAPGSLMVSGLTEAFVMVQSRVEELVERLSWDFRLGPSPGASQCAGVLREFSSLLQSRGDAHTEALLQLPLAVQEELLSLVQEASRGQGPQAFPSWESGSPGLLGAQHQGVRSPLSDGRESLDTGPAGWQESRGERRAMEKEGTKHGGPREMDLGWKEWPGEEAWERQVAFRPQSGGGEAGQAVPLKGKALGKEELPQERGRFWVQGEPSGTQGPCQKAAQSRGASLLQRLHNGEASPPRVPSPPPAPEPPWHCGDRGDRGDRADKQQVVARGRGSPWKRGTRGGNLVTGTQRFQEALQDPFTLCLANVPGKPDLRHIVIDGSNVAMVHGLQHYFSSRGIAIAVQYFWDRGHRDITVFVPQWRFSRDSKVREGHFLHKLYSLSLLSLTPSRVLDGKRISSYDDRQKLRTRHLSHRILITSPLYTTLSFKY
- the KHNYN gene encoding protein KHNYN isoform X1, encoding MPTWGAGSPSPDRFAVSAEAEDKVREQQPHVERIFRVGMSVLPKDCPENPHIWLQLEGPKENASRAKEYLKGLCSPELQNEIHYPPKLHCIFLGAQGFFLDCLTWSTSAHLVPGAPGSLMVSGLTEAFVMVQSRVEELVERLSWDFRLGPSPGASQCAGVLREFSSLLQSRGDAHTEALLQLPLAVQEELLSLVQEASRGQGPQAFPSWESGSPGLLGAQHQGVRSPLSDGRESLDTGPAGWQESRGERRAMEKEGTKHGGPREMDLGWKEWPGEEAWERQVAFRPQSGGGEAGQAVPLKGKALGKEELPQERGRFWVQGEPSGTQGPCQKAAQSRGASLLQRLHNGEASPPRVPSPPPAPEPPWHCGDRGDRGDRADKQQVVARGRGSPWKRGTRGGNLVTGTQRFQEALQDPFTLCLANVPGKPDLRHIVIDGSNVAMVHGLQHYFSSRGIAIAVQYFWDRGHRDITVFVPQWRFSRDSKVREGHFLHKLYSLSLLSLTPSRVLDGKRISSYDDRFMVKLAEETDGIIVSNDQFRDLAEESEKWMAIIRERLLPFTFVGNLFMVPDDPLGRNGPTLDEFLKKPVRAQGSSKAQHSARGFTEHSNQQQGRKEEEKGSGGIRKTRETERLRRQLLEVFWGQDHKVDFILQREPYCRDINQLSEALLSLNF